The Magnolia sinica isolate HGM2019 chromosome 9, MsV1, whole genome shotgun sequence genome contains a region encoding:
- the LOC131255989 gene encoding protein DNA-DAMAGE INDUCIBLE 1 isoform X1 — translation MKITVMTADEQFITLDVDRDESVENVKALLEVETRVSLQQQQLLFNGKEIRNTERLSSLGVGEGDLLMMSTVSPATRAPTNDLSFNPDGSAVNPEAFQQHLRRNGDMIAQLLQNDPPLAQAILGDNIENLQNLLRERHQQKMELQRRQEEELALMYADPFDVESQRKIEAAIRQKGIDENWAAALEHNPEAFARVVMLYVDMEVNGVPLKAFVDSGAQSTIISKSCAERCGLLRLLDQRYKGIAHGVGQTEILGRIHVAPIKIGNVFYPCSFMVLDSPNMEFLFGLDMLRKHQCIIDLKDNVLRVGGGEVSVPFLQEKDIPSHFLDEERYSRGAGSTPGSSGTKEKKENLPAAAGSSGTTHGGPAQGPDFEAKVAKLIELGFGREQVIQALNFFNGNEEQAAGFLFGG, via the exons atgAAGATCACAGTAATGACAGCCGACGAGCAATTCATCACCTTAGATGTCGATCGTGATGAATCG GTTGAGAATGTAAAAGCGCTTCTCGAAGTGGAG ACTCGTGTATCCCTTCAGCAGCAGCAGTTGCTTTTCAATGGGAAGGAGATAAGGAACACTGAGCGTCTGAGTTCTCTTGGTGTTGGGGAAGGAGACTTGTTGATGATGAGTACGGTTTCACCCGCAACTCG TGCTCCTACGAATGATTTGAGCTTTAACCCAGATGGCTCTGCTGTGAATCCCGAGGCCTTCCAGCAGCATCTTCGGCGTAATGGAGATATGATTGCACAACTACTTCAG AATGATCCTCCATTAGCACAAGCTATTCTTGGGGACAATATTGAGAACCTGCAGAACCTTTTAAGGGAGCGTCATCAGCAAAAAATGGAGTTACAACGACGACAAGAGGAAGAGCTT GCACTCATGTATGCAGATCCTTTTGATGTTGAATCACAGAGAAAAATTGAAGCTGCTATTCGGCAG AAAGGAATTGATGAGAACTGGGCTGCTGCACTAGAGCACAATCCTGAAGCTTTTGCACGGGTG GTCATGTTATATGTGGATATGGAAGTCAATGGAGTACCTTTGAAG GCATTCGTGGATAGTGGAGCACAGTCTACAATAATATCTAAAAGTTGCGCTGAGCGTTGTGG GTTATTGAGACTCTTAGATCAACGTTATAAGGGGATTGCTCATGGAGTTGGTCAAACAGAGATACTGGGGCGAATCCATGTTGCACCAATTAAG ATTGGTAACGTATTTTACCCTTGCTCCTTCATGGTATTGGATTCTCCCAATATGGAGTTCCTTTTTGGGCTAGACATGCTCCGGAAGCATCAG TGCATAATAGATTTGAAGGACAATGTCTTAAGAGTAGGGGGAGGAGAGGTTTCAGTGCCATTTTTGCAAG AGAAGGACATTCCATCACATTTTCTTGATGAAGAAAGATACTCTAGAGGCGCAGGATCAACACCA GGGTCATCAGGaacaaaagagaagaaagaaaatttgCCTGCAGCAGCTGGCAGTTCTG GAACCACTCACGGTGGTCCAGCACAG GGACCGGACTTCGAAGCCAAAGTTGCAAAGCTTATTGAGCTTGGGTTTGGACGGGAACAAGTGATCCAAGCCCTTAATTTCTTCAATGGTAATGAAGAGCAGGCTGCTGGTTTTTTGTTTGGAGGTTGA
- the LOC131255989 gene encoding protein DNA-DAMAGE INDUCIBLE 1 isoform X2, translating to MKITVMTADEQFITLDVDRDESVENVKALLEVETRVSLQQQQLLFNGKEIRNTERLSSLGVGEGDLLMMSTVSPATRAPTNDLSFNPDGSAVNPEAFQQHLRRNGDMIAQLLQNDPPLAQAILGDNIENLQNLLRERHQQKMELQRRQEEELALMYADPFDVESQRKIEAAIRQKGIDENWAAALEHNPEAFARVVMLYVDMEVNGVPLKAFVDSGAQSTIISKSCAERCGLLRLLDQRYKGIAHGVGQTEILGRIHVAPIKIGNVFYPCSFMVLDSPNMEFLFGLDMLRKHQCIIDLKDNVLRVGGGEVSVPFLQEKDIPSHFLDEERYSRGAGSTPGSSGTKEKKENLPAAAGSSGTGLRSQSCKAY from the exons atgAAGATCACAGTAATGACAGCCGACGAGCAATTCATCACCTTAGATGTCGATCGTGATGAATCG GTTGAGAATGTAAAAGCGCTTCTCGAAGTGGAG ACTCGTGTATCCCTTCAGCAGCAGCAGTTGCTTTTCAATGGGAAGGAGATAAGGAACACTGAGCGTCTGAGTTCTCTTGGTGTTGGGGAAGGAGACTTGTTGATGATGAGTACGGTTTCACCCGCAACTCG TGCTCCTACGAATGATTTGAGCTTTAACCCAGATGGCTCTGCTGTGAATCCCGAGGCCTTCCAGCAGCATCTTCGGCGTAATGGAGATATGATTGCACAACTACTTCAG AATGATCCTCCATTAGCACAAGCTATTCTTGGGGACAATATTGAGAACCTGCAGAACCTTTTAAGGGAGCGTCATCAGCAAAAAATGGAGTTACAACGACGACAAGAGGAAGAGCTT GCACTCATGTATGCAGATCCTTTTGATGTTGAATCACAGAGAAAAATTGAAGCTGCTATTCGGCAG AAAGGAATTGATGAGAACTGGGCTGCTGCACTAGAGCACAATCCTGAAGCTTTTGCACGGGTG GTCATGTTATATGTGGATATGGAAGTCAATGGAGTACCTTTGAAG GCATTCGTGGATAGTGGAGCACAGTCTACAATAATATCTAAAAGTTGCGCTGAGCGTTGTGG GTTATTGAGACTCTTAGATCAACGTTATAAGGGGATTGCTCATGGAGTTGGTCAAACAGAGATACTGGGGCGAATCCATGTTGCACCAATTAAG ATTGGTAACGTATTTTACCCTTGCTCCTTCATGGTATTGGATTCTCCCAATATGGAGTTCCTTTTTGGGCTAGACATGCTCCGGAAGCATCAG TGCATAATAGATTTGAAGGACAATGTCTTAAGAGTAGGGGGAGGAGAGGTTTCAGTGCCATTTTTGCAAG AGAAGGACATTCCATCACATTTTCTTGATGAAGAAAGATACTCTAGAGGCGCAGGATCAACACCA GGGTCATCAGGaacaaaagagaagaaagaaaatttgCCTGCAGCAGCTGGCAGTTCTG GGACCGGACTTCGAAGCCAAAGTTGCAAAGCTTATTGA